A region of Flammeovirga agarivorans DNA encodes the following proteins:
- a CDS encoding SDR family NAD(P)-dependent oxidoreductase — MKEVQLQFIMLLENKVAIVTGGARDIGKAVSMKLAKEGAKVVINYFDNEVQATQTLIEIKALGGDAILVQGDMTKKEDVDNVVEQALQAYGGKIDILVNVAGGLVARKKLDEMDVDFFNFVIQLNLNTVMLMTQAVVPHMPSGGSIVNFASQAGKDGGGPGASAYATAKGAVMTFTRSMAKELGPKNIRVNSLCPGMIATTFHDTFTTTAVREKVAVSTPLGREGKAEEVADFVACIASPQSSFVTGTNIDINGGLMFS, encoded by the coding sequence GTGAAAGAAGTACAACTTCAATTTATTATGTTATTAGAAAACAAAGTAGCCATTGTAACAGGTGGAGCTAGAGATATCGGTAAAGCGGTGTCTATGAAATTAGCTAAGGAAGGGGCAAAAGTTGTGATTAACTATTTCGATAATGAAGTACAAGCAACTCAAACTTTAATAGAAATAAAGGCATTAGGAGGAGACGCAATTCTAGTTCAAGGTGATATGACCAAGAAAGAAGATGTGGATAATGTTGTTGAGCAAGCGTTACAGGCTTATGGCGGTAAAATTGATATTTTAGTTAACGTAGCTGGCGGATTAGTAGCAAGAAAAAAATTGGATGAAATGGATGTTGATTTCTTTAACTTTGTGATTCAATTAAACTTAAATACTGTCATGTTAATGACGCAAGCGGTAGTACCTCATATGCCATCTGGCGGATCTATTGTCAACTTTGCTTCACAAGCAGGTAAAGATGGTGGTGGACCAGGAGCAAGTGCTTATGCTACAGCAAAAGGTGCAGTGATGACATTTACTCGTTCAATGGCTAAAGAGTTAGGACCGAAAAACATTCGTGTTAATTCTTTATGTCCAGGTATGATAGCAACAACTTTCCACGATACATTTACAACTACGGCAGTACGTGAGAAAGTAGCTGTTTCTACTCCATTAGGAAGAGAAGGTAAAGCAGAGGAAGTAGCAGATTTTGTTGCTTGTATCGCCTCGCCACAATCATCATTTGTGACGGGTACCAATATTGATATCAACGGAGGTTTAATGTTCTCATAA
- a CDS encoding sugar kinase: MKKVVTFGELLYRFSPVGNLRFSQANQYEATVGGAEANIAISLAQYGDDVEYVSIVPDNALGQFAVREVKKWGAGVEGVQFGGEKMGMYFLEKGGSLRGGNVIYDRAGASITHVDANTFDWDAILEDADWFHWSGITPALSKGAAAANLAAVEAAYRKGIPVSCDLNYRSKLWKYGVDPKHIMPKLLENTTICLANEEDVAKYLGIQPQESDYEIVDGFDKRCYKFISKEVMKAFPNLDYVITTLRQTINASHNRWSGVIYNGEEFVMGDVHEIPSIIDRVGGGDSFMAAYIHGKRKFVVDKEALDFALAASAYKLSIPGDYNIATEEEVFQIMDKNSIKKIDR; the protein is encoded by the coding sequence ATGAAAAAGGTAGTAACATTTGGCGAATTACTTTATCGTTTTTCGCCAGTGGGCAACCTTCGTTTCTCACAAGCCAACCAATACGAAGCAACTGTAGGTGGAGCAGAAGCCAACATTGCAATCTCTTTAGCTCAATACGGTGATGACGTTGAATATGTAAGTATCGTTCCTGATAATGCATTAGGTCAATTTGCTGTTAGAGAAGTAAAGAAATGGGGAGCTGGAGTAGAAGGTGTCCAATTCGGAGGAGAGAAAATGGGGATGTACTTCCTCGAAAAAGGGGGTTCATTAAGAGGTGGTAATGTCATCTACGATAGAGCTGGAGCAAGTATCACCCATGTAGATGCAAATACATTTGATTGGGATGCCATCTTAGAAGATGCAGATTGGTTCCACTGGTCAGGTATCACACCGGCTTTATCGAAGGGTGCTGCTGCAGCCAATTTAGCCGCAGTGGAAGCCGCTTATAGAAAAGGAATTCCTGTTTCTTGTGACTTGAACTATAGAAGTAAGCTATGGAAATATGGTGTGGATCCAAAACACATCATGCCTAAGTTACTGGAGAACACAACAATTTGTTTAGCTAACGAAGAGGATGTAGCTAAGTACTTGGGTATTCAACCACAGGAATCTGATTACGAAATTGTAGATGGATTTGATAAACGTTGTTATAAGTTTATCAGTAAAGAAGTAATGAAGGCTTTTCCTAACCTTGATTATGTGATCACCACTTTAAGACAAACAATTAATGCTTCACACAACAGATGGTCAGGAGTGATCTACAACGGAGAAGAGTTTGTGATGGGTGATGTTCATGAAATCCCTTCAATTATTGATAGAGTAGGCGGTGGCGATTCATTTATGGCCGCTTATATCCACGGGAAAAGAAAATTTGTAGTAGACAAAGAGGCATTAGACTTTGCATTGGCTGCTTCTGCATACAAACTATCTATTCCTGGAGATTACAACATCGCAACGGAAGAAGAAGTTTTCCAGATTATGGATAAAAATAGCATTAAAAAAATCGACCGATAA
- a CDS encoding bifunctional 4-hydroxy-2-oxoglutarate aldolase/2-dehydro-3-deoxy-phosphogluconate aldolase, with translation MARFTRIEVVLSMKECGIVPVFYHPNPEVCWEVVYACYKAGVRVFEFTNRGDNAHKVFDKVMENVISLAPDMKMGVGSVVDDYTASLYIQNGADFIVSPILNAEIAKRCNRRKVAWMPGCGSASEISYAEELGAEVVKIFPGLQVGGPEFVKAVKAPMPWSSIMPTGGVQPKFDELQEWFKAGVHCVGLGSQLLDKSMIEFGDYEALTQHIQKVFVMAQEARGVKQPLLG, from the coding sequence ATGGCAAGATTTACAAGAATTGAAGTTGTTTTAAGCATGAAGGAATGTGGAATCGTTCCGGTATTCTACCATCCCAATCCAGAAGTGTGCTGGGAGGTAGTATATGCATGCTATAAAGCAGGAGTAAGAGTTTTCGAATTTACGAATCGAGGAGACAATGCTCACAAGGTTTTCGATAAAGTAATGGAGAATGTAATATCGTTAGCTCCTGATATGAAAATGGGTGTTGGGTCTGTTGTCGACGATTATACTGCAAGTTTATATATTCAGAATGGAGCGGACTTTATCGTTTCTCCAATCTTGAATGCAGAAATAGCAAAGCGCTGTAATCGTAGAAAGGTGGCTTGGATGCCGGGCTGTGGGTCCGCATCTGAAATATCTTATGCAGAAGAGTTAGGTGCAGAGGTAGTGAAAATATTCCCAGGGTTACAAGTAGGTGGTCCTGAGTTTGTGAAAGCAGTAAAAGCACCTATGCCTTGGTCTAGTATTATGCCTACAGGAGGTGTACAACCTAAGTTTGATGAGCTACAAGAGTGGTTTAAAGCAGGAGTACATTGTGTAGGTCTAGGCTCTCAACTTCTCGACAAGAGTATGATTGAATTTGGTGATTATGAAGCTTTAACCCAACATATACAAAAGGTATTTGTAATGGCACAAGAGGCAAGAGGTGTCAAACAACCTTTGTTGGGTTAG
- a CDS encoding polysaccharide lyase family 7 protein, translating into MNNQLILIGKKFSNVIMGTMLFAGAMSCTNNQQEVSIEEDAAQSSNARTVVGLTNSSFESSWSGWNDVDPSAVSGDANTGSKAAKITGAGGEFSQDVAISSNTDYELSAYVKGSWRISATVNGTRKSRSGNTSDWKLETVSFNSGSGSTVTIKGEYNSGEGRYDDFELATADNGGTTPPPSNEGPLSVSGVASSSDDGNVASNTIDGNIGTRWSANGNGQWVRYDFGSVKNVSSVKIAWFKGDQRSSTFEILAGDATNDLSVVYSGVASGSTVELEDVNVSTFSGRYVQIVGYGNTSNSWNSITEVEFAGTDGDGNGVDPTDPVDPVDPTPGGYPYDVLGLQNWKLNAFSGSLNNPTFVDQIPNLDTYENDNWFYTDGSKVFFKCYAGYPTSSGSGNPRTELRELTANGSSNIYWDGGSGTNRMEWKVTVNQLPSSGKLCFGQIHGPSNSYDDVIRVQFEGNPNQSSGSARMKIMGWVTEENGDKSGDFIDGNWALDQEMHLELIFENSNVVLYSISSSGSRTEIYRFNGCNSDSNYFKAGNYMQSMKGKSLDTSDYGLVSISYLKVKH; encoded by the coding sequence ATGAACAACCAGTTGATTTTAATTGGAAAGAAGTTTTCGAACGTAATAATGGGAACAATGCTTTTTGCAGGTGCAATGAGCTGTACAAACAACCAACAAGAAGTGAGTATTGAGGAAGATGCTGCTCAAAGCAGTAATGCTAGAACTGTGGTTGGTCTAACTAACAGTAGCTTCGAAAGTAGCTGGAGTGGATGGAATGATGTCGATCCTTCTGCAGTTTCTGGAGATGCAAATACAGGATCTAAAGCGGCAAAAATCACCGGAGCAGGTGGTGAGTTTTCTCAAGATGTAGCTATTTCATCAAACACTGACTATGAACTTTCTGCGTATGTAAAAGGTAGCTGGAGAATTTCGGCTACAGTAAATGGAACAAGAAAATCAAGAAGCGGTAATACTTCTGATTGGAAATTGGAAACAGTATCTTTTAATTCAGGTTCAGGATCTACTGTAACGATTAAAGGAGAATACAACAGCGGAGAAGGAAGATATGATGATTTTGAATTAGCTACTGCTGACAATGGTGGTACAACTCCTCCTCCATCTAATGAAGGACCACTTTCAGTTTCTGGTGTGGCTTCATCATCGGATGACGGAAACGTTGCATCGAATACTATTGATGGAAACATTGGTACTCGTTGGTCTGCAAATGGTAATGGACAATGGGTTCGTTATGATTTTGGATCAGTAAAAAATGTTTCTTCAGTAAAAATTGCATGGTTTAAGGGTGATCAAAGATCAAGTACTTTTGAAATCTTAGCTGGAGATGCTACAAACGATTTATCGGTTGTGTATTCTGGAGTTGCTTCAGGAAGCACAGTAGAATTAGAAGATGTAAATGTATCTACATTCTCTGGTCGTTATGTACAAATCGTTGGCTATGGTAATACTTCAAACTCATGGAATAGTATTACAGAGGTTGAATTTGCAGGGACTGATGGTGATGGGAACGGCGTTGATCCTACAGATCCAGTAGACCCAGTTGATCCAACTCCTGGTGGATACCCATATGATGTACTTGGATTACAAAATTGGAAGTTAAATGCATTCTCTGGATCATTAAACAACCCTACTTTTGTTGATCAAATACCAAACTTAGACACTTACGAAAACGATAATTGGTTCTATACAGATGGTTCGAAAGTATTCTTTAAATGTTATGCAGGTTATCCTACATCTTCTGGATCAGGAAATCCTAGAACGGAATTAAGAGAATTAACTGCTAATGGATCTTCAAATATTTATTGGGACGGTGGTAGCGGAACTAACCGTATGGAATGGAAAGTTACTGTTAACCAATTACCAAGCTCAGGAAAGCTTTGCTTCGGACAAATTCACGGGCCTTCTAACTCTTATGACGATGTAATCCGTGTTCAGTTTGAAGGGAACCCGAACCAATCTTCAGGATCAGCGAGAATGAAGATCATGGGATGGGTAACAGAAGAGAACGGCGATAAGTCAGGCGACTTTATTGATGGTAATTGGGCACTTGACCAAGAGATGCACCTGGAATTGATTTTTGAGAATAGCAATGTTGTTCTTTATTCAATTTCATCAAGTGGATCAAGAACTGAGATTTACAGATTTAATGGTTGTAATAGTGATTCTAACTACTTTAAGGCAGGAAATTATATGCAATCGATGAAAGGTAAGTCATTGGATACTAGCGATTATGGCTTGGTATCTATCAGTTACTTAAAAGTTAAGCATTAA
- a CDS encoding tetratricopeptide repeat protein, which yields MKQQTLNILLLVLLSFQLTYANSINDAIRKATQKQESSPDSCIDLSQKILTQLTDEQVKEKAQVYWNLAQGYLYKHQYHTALFYGLKGEELLKNDNESFIYQDIMATLGWVYYDIGNPAQAIPYHRKALEAAQRRNDFESEIRYTNALGLDASAAKLFDKGLNYFMKAKFLIEQSGKPHLRLQSMLDNNIGMIYIEYENWDKAEASLRNSIKNSTGKATSLLESYALLAQVTLNKKQLEETKKLLDLCEELSHKTTYSFSLLEYYKVRIDYEELIGHYKEAYLFQKKYLTLHNKVDNEGVQEVMNYLLNVQEQKLAQDQLLIEQAKTIEGKRYQLAVVGVLLMILIVGIFYYVFRSRAEREVLKQELLQKELAAKQKEKEELNNELAFKNEKLETLALNLNQRNELIDALSEQIKENSSKEVREGWNNFMNVIQQSHKTHEISDKVVQSFRYRLQEKFPSLTEKDQQLVMDIRNNLSSKEIADKYHVAVKSVEMSRYRLRKKLNIEKGTHLKDFIMEI from the coding sequence ATGAAACAGCAGACTTTAAATATCCTATTATTAGTTTTACTTTCATTTCAGTTAACATACGCCAACAGTATTAATGATGCGATAAGAAAAGCAACGCAAAAACAAGAGTCTTCTCCAGACAGCTGTATCGATTTGTCTCAGAAAATTCTAACGCAATTAACAGACGAACAGGTAAAAGAGAAAGCTCAGGTATATTGGAACTTAGCACAAGGTTATTTATATAAACATCAATACCATACCGCACTATTTTATGGACTAAAGGGAGAGGAGTTATTGAAAAACGATAATGAATCATTCATTTACCAAGACATCATGGCCACTTTAGGTTGGGTATATTATGATATTGGCAATCCAGCTCAAGCTATCCCATATCATAGAAAAGCATTGGAGGCTGCCCAACGAAGGAACGATTTTGAAAGTGAAATCCGTTATACCAACGCCTTGGGACTTGACGCATCAGCCGCAAAGCTTTTTGACAAAGGGTTAAATTACTTTATGAAGGCCAAATTCTTAATTGAACAATCTGGAAAGCCACACCTTCGATTACAATCTATGTTAGATAATAATATTGGAATGATTTATATCGAGTATGAAAATTGGGATAAGGCAGAAGCAAGCTTAAGAAACTCTATTAAAAATAGTACTGGTAAGGCGACTTCCTTGTTGGAATCCTACGCCTTATTAGCACAAGTGACGCTCAATAAAAAACAACTGGAAGAAACTAAAAAGCTCTTGGATCTTTGTGAAGAACTATCCCATAAAACCACTTATAGTTTTAGTCTTTTGGAATACTACAAGGTAAGAATTGATTATGAAGAACTAATCGGTCATTACAAAGAAGCCTACCTATTTCAAAAGAAATATTTGACTTTGCATAATAAGGTAGACAATGAGGGAGTGCAAGAAGTGATGAATTACCTTCTTAATGTCCAAGAGCAGAAATTAGCCCAAGATCAATTATTGATTGAACAGGCGAAAACTATCGAAGGGAAAAGATATCAATTGGCAGTAGTAGGCGTATTATTAATGATATTAATAGTAGGTATATTCTATTATGTATTCCGTTCAAGAGCAGAAAGAGAAGTTTTAAAGCAAGAGCTATTGCAAAAAGAATTAGCTGCTAAACAAAAGGAAAAGGAAGAGTTGAACAATGAGTTAGCTTTTAAGAATGAAAAGCTAGAAACATTGGCCTTGAACCTCAACCAAAGAAATGAGTTGATTGATGCCTTATCCGAGCAAATCAAAGAAAACTCTTCAAAAGAAGTTCGAGAGGGATGGAATAATTTTATGAATGTCATCCAACAATCTCATAAGACTCATGAGATATCAGATAAAGTAGTACAGAGTTTTAGGTATAGATTGCAAGAGAAGTTTCCTAGTCTAACCGAAAAAGATCAGCAATTAGTCATGGATATTAGAAATAATCTATCATCAAAAGAGATAGCAGACAAATACCATGTTGCTGTAAAATCTGTTGAAATGAGCAGGTATAGATTACGTAAAAAATTGAATATCGAAAAAGGAACCCATTTAAAGGATTTTATTATGGAAATCTGA
- a CDS encoding MGH1-like glycoside hydrolase domain-containing protein, protein MIKKLHILFFLSLGGILLGCHTNKDISKGNKTRFSYPNVLNLKGNIINPNQEGVSSFSDLGTWHSFSLVDENTSTKKGAFVGPFLMRQQESIWLSPSLVGLTIKDVQADQLLDLSKASLKENTFYPGVLKQSFAIDKLDIVLYLFNINQRSSMITAEITNNGKAKEFQLGFSGSVFNNFSKGIRETAHGLEVDIVNDEKVNLVFQEKNIHLGDSDYVYLENARLLPAKGETSISMAMSYTFSTQEEQEFNKKNIAGLKQAQQLLSDNEHRWNGYINTLNQGDTDRILAIEKYDRLAVKSLLTLMHNWRSEAGDIKHQGIVPSYAATYFQGLWAWDSWKHAVAIAPFEGELAKDQIRAMYDYQNQEGMIADCFFRDLQIEGVNWRNTKAPLSGWSIYKVFEATNDKDFLVEMYPKLKKYHEWWYINRDHDNNGLCEYGSTDGTRIAAAWESGMDNAVRFDKATIMENTKGAFSINQESVDLNAYLYQEKLFLSLIADRINKQEDAEKYNQEALKLKKMIQEIMYSEEDGFFYDVTLGNQNVVAIQGPEGWSPLYNEIATKEQAASVMKVMLDDTKFNTPMPFPTLSAANEQFNPEKGYWRGPVWLDQAYFGIMGLYNYGYKNEAKEMAEKLVNSAEGLVNSDKPIRENYHPMTKQGLNAEHFSWSAAHILMMF, encoded by the coding sequence ATGATCAAAAAATTACACATATTATTCTTCTTATCATTAGGTGGTATTCTTCTAGGGTGCCATACTAATAAAGATATTTCTAAGGGGAATAAAACACGATTCAGCTATCCTAATGTTCTTAATTTAAAAGGGAATATTATTAACCCCAATCAGGAAGGAGTTTCTTCTTTTTCTGATCTTGGTACTTGGCATTCATTTAGTTTAGTAGATGAAAATACATCTACAAAAAAAGGAGCTTTTGTGGGACCTTTCTTAATGAGGCAACAAGAAAGTATCTGGTTGAGCCCATCTTTAGTAGGACTTACGATCAAAGATGTACAGGCAGATCAATTGTTGGACCTTTCTAAAGCGAGCTTAAAAGAAAATACATTTTACCCAGGCGTATTAAAGCAGTCGTTTGCTATCGACAAGTTGGATATTGTATTGTACCTATTCAATATCAATCAACGTTCATCGATGATTACAGCAGAAATTACCAACAACGGGAAAGCAAAAGAATTTCAGTTGGGTTTCTCAGGATCAGTATTTAATAACTTCTCTAAGGGTATAAGAGAAACAGCACATGGTTTAGAAGTAGACATTGTCAATGACGAGAAAGTAAACTTAGTATTCCAGGAGAAAAACATTCACCTTGGAGATAGTGATTATGTATATCTAGAAAATGCAAGACTACTTCCTGCAAAGGGCGAAACATCTATCTCAATGGCGATGAGTTATACTTTTTCGACTCAAGAAGAACAAGAGTTTAACAAGAAAAATATAGCAGGGTTAAAACAAGCACAGCAATTATTATCAGATAATGAACACCGTTGGAATGGATATATCAATACACTAAATCAAGGTGATACAGATAGAATTTTAGCGATCGAAAAATATGATAGATTGGCAGTTAAATCTTTGCTAACCCTAATGCATAATTGGAGGTCTGAAGCAGGCGATATCAAACATCAAGGTATTGTTCCTTCGTATGCGGCAACGTATTTTCAAGGACTTTGGGCGTGGGACTCATGGAAACATGCAGTAGCAATTGCACCTTTTGAGGGAGAGTTGGCAAAGGATCAGATCAGAGCGATGTATGACTACCAAAACCAAGAGGGGATGATTGCAGATTGTTTCTTTAGAGATCTTCAAATTGAAGGTGTGAACTGGAGAAATACAAAAGCACCTTTATCGGGATGGTCAATTTATAAAGTTTTTGAAGCAACAAACGATAAGGACTTTTTAGTTGAGATGTATCCGAAACTAAAGAAATATCATGAGTGGTGGTACATAAATAGAGACCATGACAACAATGGCCTATGTGAGTACGGATCAACAGACGGAACTAGAATTGCTGCAGCATGGGAGAGTGGTATGGATAATGCCGTTAGGTTCGATAAAGCAACTATAATGGAAAATACAAAAGGTGCATTTTCTATCAATCAAGAGTCTGTAGATTTAAATGCGTATTTGTACCAAGAAAAGCTTTTCTTAAGTCTGATTGCTGATCGAATCAATAAACAAGAGGATGCTGAAAAGTATAACCAAGAAGCATTGAAGTTAAAGAAGATGATACAGGAAATCATGTATTCTGAAGAAGATGGCTTCTTTTATGATGTTACTTTAGGCAATCAGAATGTAGTAGCGATACAAGGTCCAGAAGGTTGGTCGCCATTGTACAATGAAATTGCTACAAAAGAACAGGCAGCGAGTGTAATGAAAGTGATGCTAGATGATACAAAGTTCAACACACCAATGCCTTTCCCAACATTAAGTGCTGCCAACGAACAGTTTAATCCAGAAAAAGGGTATTGGAGAGGACCTGTGTGGTTGGATCAAGCCTACTTCGGAATAATGGGATTATATAACTACGGTTATAAAAACGAAGCAAAAGAAATGGCTGAAAAACTAGTCAATAGTGCAGAAGGGTTAGTGAATTCAGATAAGCCTATCAGAGAGAATTACCACCCGATGACAAAACAAGGGTTAAATGCAGAACATTTCAGTTGGAGTGCAGCCCATATCCTGATGATGTTTTAG
- a CDS encoding glycoside hydrolase family 2 TIM barrel-domain containing protein, producing MKYIAIIFLALYTQFCLGQQLEDWEDPNIFAINMMEPHAIFYVFDNKEEALKKDWNHSSNYKSLNGTWKFNWSVAPTKRPKDFYKIDYNVSNWDEIKVPSNIELQGYSAPIYTDVPYAFEPNPPFVPVDHNPVGSYKRKFTVPSDWNGEQIIIHFGAVNSAMYLWVNGEKVGYGEGSKTPMEFDITSYLKEGENDLAVELYRFSDGSYLEDQDMWKMSGIERDVYLYARTQNHIRDFFIHPSLTNNYTDGTLSVDFDIIKEGKEKLTIEVELLDEGKVVASAKGISKLDKQLTVNFKNPIRNVRKWTAETPNLYDIRITLYNAKKEVLESTVRTIGFRTSEIKNKQLLVNGVPVTIRGVNRHEHSAENGNIISEEEMIRDIQLMQQFNINAVRASHYPNMAKWYELCDRYGMYIVDEANIESHGMGYGEESLAKDTTWLATHLNRTQRMVERTKNHPSIIVWSLGNEAGDGINFEKTSAWIKSRDLSRPVQYEQAKSRPHTDITVPMYATIDWMREYIEGDYEKPYILCEYAHAMGNSVGNLQGYWDLIYSEPSLQGGFIWDWADQTFTQVDRDGKPFYAYGGDMGFVGIHNDSSFCANGLVTSDRKLNPHIWEVKKVYQPFKILSADAAKGNFKLWNRFNFINTEDYVMSYQIKYYDEVVAEQDIEMPLVAAQDTVDFNITYPALENKFGGEYVITIYIRSKNSSALVEANHEIAWDQYVIKSFEKPMASTKKIDFEVTDGEAEIVIENTSTKIVFNKETGIIQEWVANKVSLMNEGPQPNFWRAPTENDLAWEMPKKLDIWRNVTITNTTVTNEVLEDQVKVTVKEELSLEGSSVTTTYSIYNDDIHVQVDYHLNEELADLPRLGMQFKMDKTFDTMKWYGRGPLESYIDRKSGMKLGVYEGKVWDQYYPYVRPQETGLKEDTQWVTFRNEKGNGLLIVADNEMSVNAQQFDFSSLEHRGQREMAHGTDLAPTDEISICIDHKHMGLGGDTSWGWRAQAHPEFRVKSQDYSFGFRMTPIQNGQDVYKKVSYSSEASNSK from the coding sequence ATGAAATATATAGCAATTATATTCCTGGCACTGTACACCCAATTTTGTCTTGGGCAACAGTTGGAAGACTGGGAGGATCCGAACATTTTTGCCATCAATATGATGGAACCACATGCCATTTTCTATGTATTTGATAACAAGGAAGAGGCATTGAAAAAGGATTGGAATCATTCAAGCAACTATAAGTCTTTGAATGGTACTTGGAAGTTCAATTGGTCGGTCGCCCCGACAAAACGTCCAAAAGATTTTTACAAAATAGATTACAATGTAAGTAATTGGGATGAGATCAAAGTGCCTTCAAACATTGAGTTGCAAGGGTATTCAGCTCCAATCTACACAGATGTACCTTATGCTTTCGAACCAAACCCTCCGTTTGTTCCTGTAGATCACAACCCTGTAGGGTCGTACAAGAGAAAATTTACAGTACCTTCAGACTGGAATGGTGAGCAAATTATTATCCATTTTGGTGCAGTGAATTCTGCTATGTATTTATGGGTAAACGGTGAGAAAGTAGGCTATGGTGAAGGATCAAAAACTCCAATGGAATTTGACATCACAAGCTACTTAAAAGAAGGTGAAAATGATCTTGCCGTTGAATTGTACCGTTTTTCAGATGGCTCTTACTTAGAAGATCAGGACATGTGGAAAATGAGTGGAATCGAAAGAGATGTGTATTTATATGCTCGTACACAAAACCATATCCGCGACTTTTTCATTCATCCTTCTTTAACCAATAACTATACGGATGGAACACTTAGCGTTGACTTTGATATCATAAAGGAGGGCAAAGAAAAGCTGACTATTGAGGTAGAGTTATTGGATGAAGGTAAAGTGGTAGCTTCTGCAAAAGGTATCAGTAAACTGGACAAACAATTGACGGTGAACTTCAAAAATCCAATCAGAAATGTAAGAAAATGGACGGCTGAAACACCGAATTTATACGATATCAGAATCACTTTATACAATGCGAAAAAAGAGGTTCTAGAATCAACAGTAAGAACAATTGGTTTCAGAACTTCTGAAATTAAGAACAAGCAATTGTTGGTAAACGGTGTTCCTGTAACAATCAGAGGCGTCAACAGACATGAGCATTCTGCAGAAAATGGCAACATTATCTCAGAGGAGGAAATGATCAGAGATATCCAATTGATGCAACAATTCAACATCAATGCGGTAAGAGCTTCTCATTATCCAAACATGGCAAAATGGTACGAGCTATGTGACCGTTACGGAATGTATATCGTTGATGAAGCCAATATTGAATCGCATGGTATGGGTTACGGAGAGGAGTCTCTAGCAAAAGATACGACTTGGTTGGCGACGCATTTGAACAGAACGCAAAGAATGGTGGAAAGAACTAAAAACCATCCTTCTATTATTGTTTGGTCTTTAGGAAATGAAGCTGGTGATGGTATCAACTTTGAGAAGACTTCAGCTTGGATTAAGAGCAGAGATCTTTCTAGACCCGTACAATACGAGCAAGCAAAATCGAGACCTCATACAGACATTACAGTACCAATGTATGCGACAATCGATTGGATGAGAGAGTACATTGAAGGAGATTACGAGAAGCCTTATATCCTTTGTGAGTATGCTCATGCGATGGGTAATTCGGTAGGAAACTTACAGGGATATTGGGATTTGATTTACTCAGAGCCAAGTTTACAAGGTGGATTTATCTGGGATTGGGCAGACCAAACTTTCACTCAGGTAGATAGAGATGGAAAGCCTTTCTACGCATACGGTGGTGATATGGGATTTGTAGGTATTCATAACGATTCATCGTTCTGTGCGAATGGTTTGGTGACTAGTGATAGAAAATTGAATCCTCATATCTGGGAAGTAAAAAAGGTGTACCAACCTTTCAAAATTCTAAGTGCAGATGCAGCCAAAGGCAACTTTAAACTTTGGAACCGTTTCAACTTTATTAATACAGAAGATTATGTGATGTCTTACCAAATCAAATATTATGATGAGGTAGTGGCAGAACAAGATATCGAGATGCCGCTCGTGGCCGCTCAGGATACAGTAGATTTCAACATCACTTACCCAGCATTAGAGAACAAGTTTGGTGGTGAATATGTGATTACAATTTATATCAGAAGTAAAAATTCTTCGGCATTGGTAGAGGCAAATCATGAAATCGCTTGGGATCAATATGTGATCAAGTCTTTTGAAAAGCCCATGGCTTCGACAAAGAAAATTGATTTCGAAGTAACTGACGGAGAAGCAGAAATAGTGATAGAAAACACTTCAACAAAGATTGTATTCAACAAAGAAACAGGAATAATTCAGGAATGGGTAGCGAACAAGGTTTCATTGATGAATGAAGGACCTCAGCCGAACTTCTGGAGAGCACCCACTGAAAACGATTTGGCTTGGGAGATGCCTAAGAAATTAGACATATGGAGAAACGTTACGATCACAAACACAACGGTAACCAACGAAGTTCTTGAAGATCAAGTGAAAGTGACAGTAAAAGAAGAATTGTCACTTGAAGGATCATCAGTAACAACAACATATTCAATATATAATGATGATATTCATGTACAAGTGGACTATCATTTAAATGAAGAATTAGCCGACTTACCAAGATTGGGTATGCAGTTTAAAATGGACAAGACTTTCGATACTATGAAATGGTACGGTAGAGGTCCTTTGGAAAGCTATATTGATAGAAAATCGGGTATGAAGCTAGGGGTTTACGAAGGTAAGGTTTGGGATCAATATTACCCATATGTAAGACCACAAGAAACAGGACTAAAAGAAGATACACAATGGGTCACTTTTAGAAATGAAAAAGGAAACGGTCTATTGATTGTAGCCGACAATGAAATGTCTGTCAATGCTCAACAATTTGATTTCTCTTCTTTAGAGCACAGAGGTCAAAGAGAAATGGCACATGGTACAGACTTAGCACCTACGGATGAAATCTCGATTTGTATAGATCACAAACACATGGGATTAGGTGGTGACACAAGTTGGGGTTGGAGAGCGCAAGCACATCCTGAATTCAGAGTGAAATCTCAAGATTACTCATTTGGATTTAGAATGACACCAATCCAAAACGGACAAGATGTTTACAAAAAAGTGAGCTATTCTTCGGAAGCGTCAAACAGTAAATAA